A single Pseudoalteromonas phenolica DNA region contains:
- a CDS encoding glutathione S-transferase family protein: MYTLYHCPITCSTAVLITLEIIGVEHNVEIIDLFQNEQFSEHFLAINPLGKVPVLKTNAHILTQGEAILIHLSQKHPEANLMPGLATIEGADALKWLNFVASTVHGHFSRVFQPERIANEHEVVKANAEEELVKLFGLIEQQLQQQPFLAGNLPTLADYYLAVILGWDRMLSFDLAERFSELKEYKQRLKQAQTNSPTLLSL, translated from the coding sequence ATGTATACCCTTTATCATTGCCCAATTACGTGCTCTACAGCCGTATTAATTACTTTAGAGATTATTGGTGTGGAGCATAATGTTGAAATTATCGACCTGTTTCAGAATGAACAATTTAGTGAACACTTTTTAGCAATTAACCCACTTGGTAAAGTACCAGTGTTAAAAACCAATGCGCATATTTTAACCCAAGGTGAAGCGATCTTAATCCATTTATCGCAAAAGCACCCTGAGGCTAATTTGATGCCAGGCTTAGCAACCATAGAGGGCGCTGACGCACTTAAGTGGTTAAATTTTGTGGCATCAACGGTACATGGGCATTTCTCACGTGTGTTTCAGCCAGAACGTATTGCCAATGAACATGAAGTGGTAAAAGCCAATGCCGAAGAGGAATTAGTTAAATTATTCGGATTGATTGAGCAGCAGCTTCAGCAACAGCCATTTTTAGCGGGCAACTTACCAACACTGGCTGATTATTACCTCGCGGTGATATTAGGGTGGGATAGAATGTTGAGCTTCGATTTAGCTGAGCGTTTTTCTGAATTAAAAGAATACAAACAGCGCTTAAAGCAAGCGCAGACCAATTCACCGACATTATTATCACTCTAG
- a CDS encoding RNA polymerase sigma factor, which produces MGSDFYQQSILPFAGIIIKICRAYTHSQEDFEDYYQEVCLQIWRSRDNFNAESKWSTWIYKVALNVCLTHLKQRKKGEQQFVSDALPDEVHDDAKAFGSDELNLLYNAIKHLSEIDRAVILLYLEEKSYAEIGEIIGANTNSIGVRITRIKERLNKFIQAQE; this is translated from the coding sequence ATGGGAAGCGATTTTTATCAGCAATCAATACTGCCTTTTGCGGGGATCATCATCAAAATTTGTCGGGCATACACCCATAGCCAAGAAGATTTTGAAGATTACTACCAAGAGGTGTGCCTGCAAATTTGGCGAAGTAGAGACAATTTTAATGCTGAGTCTAAATGGTCAACATGGATTTATAAGGTGGCTTTAAATGTTTGTTTGACCCATTTAAAACAGCGTAAAAAAGGCGAGCAGCAGTTTGTGTCTGATGCTTTACCTGATGAAGTACATGACGACGCCAAGGCATTTGGCTCTGATGAACTTAACCTGCTTTATAACGCCATTAAGCATTTGTCAGAGATAGATAGAGCAGTGATCCTGCTTTATTTAGAAGAGAAATCTTACGCTGAAATTGGCGAAATTATTGGTGCTAACACAAACAGTATTGGCGTACGCATTACGCGTATTAAAGAAAGATTAAACAAGTTTATACAAGCGCAGGAGTGA
- a CDS encoding DUF4405 domain-containing protein gives MSFFNARVFIGTLLFLAFIVMLVTSVLLYSQQHDAVIALIHTLIGAAMILVVVWHLFKNSKPLFAYLNPLNKHMGKVSLAMPLAVILIGYLLASPFFALPPAMQVYTWGQTLKAADKADQDKELKYVERIITPAEASGQTITLELKKGPYFMWPQYAFWLETLDGEFVQPLYVTEKIATNNFTNKVSKIDPEQVFNEHLLIGENAIGREALTGGEDAKSKDTRMRPESLPVFLHQLGVQASNGFYLPTDNKLVVDGFSGATMTDNFIYSIQLPTSLTGQYRIRFEINHSFDYNTYYSSDRFPDDPVYSGDGFTAQPSLIYQAIVDFDHPSKLQQMQLIGHGHHSGKDGDVRTDLSNFTTALELVDRILVSHSL, from the coding sequence ATGTCATTTTTTAATGCCCGAGTATTTATCGGCACCCTATTGTTTTTAGCCTTCATTGTTATGTTGGTTACCTCTGTACTGTTATACAGTCAGCAACATGATGCTGTCATTGCGCTTATTCATACTTTAATCGGCGCGGCAATGATTTTAGTCGTCGTATGGCACTTATTTAAAAATTCAAAACCCCTCTTTGCTTATTTAAATCCGCTAAATAAACATATGGGCAAAGTCAGCTTAGCTATGCCGCTAGCTGTTATATTAATTGGTTACCTATTAGCGTCACCATTTTTCGCTCTGCCACCTGCAATGCAAGTTTACACTTGGGGGCAAACCCTAAAAGCCGCAGATAAAGCCGACCAAGATAAAGAGCTAAAATATGTCGAGCGTATAATTACCCCAGCAGAAGCCAGCGGACAAACGATTACCTTAGAGTTGAAAAAAGGGCCTTACTTTATGTGGCCACAATATGCATTTTGGTTAGAAACCCTAGACGGTGAATTTGTTCAGCCGCTCTATGTCACAGAGAAAATCGCCACCAATAATTTCACCAATAAAGTTTCTAAAATAGACCCTGAACAAGTATTCAATGAGCACTTACTGATCGGCGAAAATGCAATTGGTAGAGAGGCATTAACCGGTGGTGAAGACGCAAAATCAAAAGATACCCGCATGCGCCCAGAATCGCTGCCTGTGTTTTTACATCAACTTGGTGTGCAAGCCAGTAATGGCTTCTACCTACCAACCGATAATAAACTGGTTGTCGACGGCTTTAGTGGTGCAACCATGACAGATAATTTCATTTACTCAATTCAGCTGCCGACTTCACTGACTGGTCAATACCGTATTCGTTTTGAGATAAACCATTCATTCGATTACAACACGTACTACAGTAGTGACCGATTCCCTGACGACCCCGTGTATTCTGGAGACGGTTTTACTGCGCAGCCATCACTAATTTATCAAGCCATTGTCGATTTTGACCATCCAAGTAAACTACAGCAAATGCAGCTTATCGGTCACGGTCACCATTCAGGTAAAGATGGCGATGTACGAACTGATCTCAGTAACTTCACCACCGCATTAGAGTTAGTTGACAGGATCTTAGTCTCTCATTCCCTATAA
- a CDS encoding winged helix-turn-helix domain-containing protein: MQYQTLDYYINPHALTLRSIGGDMIAIRPKTCQLLLLLLENAGKPVSKQNILETVWADSVVAEQVVFQSINELRQIFTNKEVIKTIPKQGYMWLPDVSTISTSEPKHKTNRHTITVIICSLVIAFVSVLYYFYLKHNEQPKQNTVAGSVVILPTQNQIEGNDHSWVRLGLMDQVIQRLPNNQAHGVLQTDYVLEVLERAGAPLSHVKPEHIRQIFIVSGAELIVSSKLSGSPHDYQLSYILHYKNTQQKGVLFGRDIQAVIDEFSDKVAKQLGEESALQANNYHADFNHEMLGVAIDLKLEDNHLAAKPLLESIIAHDPENLTAQRLLINTLFELKDYPTVKKHLMLAIPLAQKLNDKNELSRLHYLNAIHAIIEGDDELAKPRVEQALKVARSNNDWLFMAYSKDLLARIAQHQGQYALAKTYYLEAKKHHQVLRCPVGESSVWASLALLAKKQNKLDEFNAALSKAKQIAKSRALTNQLKYLNTLNY; the protein is encoded by the coding sequence TTGCAGTATCAAACTTTAGATTATTATATTAATCCTCACGCTTTAACGCTGCGTAGTATAGGCGGCGATATGATTGCTATTCGTCCGAAAACTTGCCAATTATTGTTATTGCTTCTAGAAAATGCTGGAAAACCTGTTAGTAAACAAAACATTCTTGAGACGGTATGGGCTGACTCTGTTGTCGCCGAGCAAGTTGTTTTTCAATCTATCAATGAACTAAGACAGATATTTACCAACAAAGAAGTTATTAAAACCATACCTAAGCAAGGATATATGTGGTTACCTGATGTCTCTACGATTTCAACCTCTGAACCAAAACATAAAACCAACCGACACACTATTACAGTGATTATTTGCAGCTTAGTAATCGCTTTTGTCTCTGTCCTGTATTACTTTTACTTAAAACATAATGAGCAGCCTAAACAAAATACAGTGGCTGGCTCTGTTGTCATTTTGCCAACGCAAAATCAAATTGAAGGGAACGACCATAGCTGGGTTCGCTTAGGCTTAATGGACCAAGTCATACAGCGCTTACCCAATAATCAAGCGCATGGTGTATTACAGACAGATTATGTGCTGGAAGTGCTAGAGCGAGCAGGCGCGCCCTTGAGCCATGTTAAGCCTGAGCATATTAGGCAAATATTTATTGTCTCGGGCGCCGAGCTGATAGTCTCTTCAAAACTGTCAGGCTCTCCGCATGACTACCAACTGAGTTATATCCTGCACTATAAAAATACTCAACAAAAAGGTGTGTTGTTCGGTCGTGACATTCAAGCAGTGATCGATGAATTTAGCGATAAAGTGGCAAAACAATTAGGCGAAGAAAGCGCTCTACAAGCCAACAACTATCATGCCGACTTTAATCATGAAATGTTAGGGGTGGCCATTGACCTGAAGCTTGAAGACAACCATCTAGCTGCAAAACCTTTGCTTGAGAGTATCATTGCGCATGATCCTGAAAATCTGACTGCGCAACGCCTATTAATCAACACACTTTTTGAGTTAAAAGATTACCCTACAGTAAAAAAACACCTAATGTTGGCTATTCCACTCGCTCAAAAGCTCAATGACAAAAATGAGTTAAGCCGCTTGCATTATCTCAATGCCATTCACGCCATTATTGAGGGAGATGACGAGCTAGCTAAACCAAGAGTTGAGCAAGCTTTAAAAGTAGCCAGAAGCAATAATGATTGGCTATTTATGGCCTACTCGAAGGATCTGTTGGCGCGTATTGCACAGCATCAAGGTCAATACGCATTAGCTAAAACGTATTACCTTGAAGCAAAAAAACATCATCAAGTTTTACGTTGTCCTGTTGGTGAAAGCAGCGTTTGGGCCAGCCTTGCTTTACTTGCCAAGAAACAAAACAAGCTCGATGAATTCAACGCTGCATTAAGTAAAGCCAAGCAGATAGCTAAAAGTCGAGCGCTGACAAATCAACTCAAATACTTAAACACTCTAAATTATTAA
- a CDS encoding alpha/beta hydrolase family protein: protein MLKHALFLTFIITLFGASASAQTSLKSTLPIEAHASLANASQMNLSPNGNKVAFVQNGKGTLFLVVFDLTTGKKRFITKTDNLSVTLNWFDWLNNDVLLMGVSSTASERGVRYKVSRLLKFDLRTDDETKNVIRIGRRSHNSQFQDNVISMLPNDPEHVLLSIDLDTPNKPSVYKLNVLTGKRKRLERPKKHIDAWIADRQGKVRIMRQIDDTLVTYSLKDLNTNKWNKLFEYEVFSADKVTLLGFDKNPNILYFKAIYNDKDALFKMDVTDPKQTRELVYHDENYDVDGSLVYSEVTNEIVGFSHSGFDDLIKYWDEDLDKLQRSINKVIPDSTNVIIDTDVTGQVYILYTTSSDHPGAYLLGDRNTSSLEYIISKYPLIEGELYNGKNNVEYIARDKTNIEGYLTFPADYQKGKAYPAIILPHGGPMARDYAGFDYWSEFFSHHGYLVFQPNFRGSSGYGFSFESAAIGGWGEAMQDDLQDAANWLVAQGYTKKDKMCIAGGSYGGYASLMALVKHPDTFQCAASFAGVADLNFIYYQARNFTNKDIVRKQIGTDRDQLEQVSPINFAEKFTKPVLLIHGSEDSVVSVRHSREMAEELEDANKDVKYIELEDGSHYLVHQPYRVKTLQEMLAFFNKHLM from the coding sequence ATGCTTAAGCATGCTTTATTTCTCACCTTTATAATAACGCTTTTTGGGGCTTCAGCCTCCGCGCAAACCTCACTTAAAAGTACATTACCAATAGAAGCACATGCCAGTTTAGCAAATGCTTCTCAGATGAACTTATCGCCAAATGGAAATAAAGTAGCTTTTGTACAAAATGGCAAAGGCACTTTATTTTTAGTGGTCTTTGACTTAACAACGGGCAAAAAGCGCTTTATTACGAAAACTGACAACCTGTCAGTTACTTTGAATTGGTTCGATTGGCTCAATAATGATGTGTTATTGATGGGAGTTTCCTCTACGGCGTCCGAAAGAGGAGTACGATACAAAGTATCGAGATTACTAAAGTTTGACTTAAGAACTGATGATGAGACAAAAAATGTTATTCGCATAGGACGCAGGTCGCATAACTCGCAGTTTCAAGATAATGTCATCAGTATGCTACCTAACGATCCGGAGCATGTTTTATTATCTATTGATTTAGACACGCCAAATAAGCCAAGCGTGTATAAGTTAAACGTACTTACTGGAAAACGTAAGCGTCTTGAAAGACCAAAAAAGCACATTGACGCTTGGATTGCTGATAGACAAGGTAAAGTGCGTATTATGCGCCAAATTGACGATACGCTTGTTACCTATAGTTTGAAAGATTTAAATACTAATAAGTGGAATAAACTATTTGAATATGAAGTATTCTCTGCCGATAAAGTTACTTTGTTAGGATTTGATAAAAACCCAAATATCTTATATTTCAAAGCCATTTATAACGATAAAGATGCGTTATTTAAAATGGATGTGACAGATCCAAAGCAAACACGTGAACTGGTTTATCATGACGAAAATTATGACGTTGATGGCTCATTGGTATATTCAGAAGTAACAAATGAAATAGTCGGTTTTTCGCACTCAGGTTTTGATGATTTAATTAAATACTGGGACGAAGACCTTGATAAGCTTCAGCGTTCTATCAATAAAGTCATTCCAGACTCAACAAATGTGATAATAGATACAGATGTGACTGGGCAAGTTTATATTCTCTACACCACTTCAAGTGATCACCCAGGTGCGTATTTATTAGGTGACCGAAATACAAGCTCACTAGAATATATCATTTCAAAGTACCCTTTAATCGAAGGAGAACTTTATAATGGTAAGAATAATGTTGAATATATCGCACGTGATAAAACAAACATTGAAGGCTATTTAACTTTTCCTGCAGATTATCAGAAAGGCAAAGCTTACCCTGCCATTATATTGCCTCATGGGGGGCCAATGGCTAGAGACTATGCGGGCTTTGATTATTGGTCAGAATTTTTCTCACACCATGGTTACTTAGTTTTTCAGCCAAACTTTAGAGGATCATCGGGTTATGGTTTTAGCTTTGAAAGTGCTGCAATCGGTGGTTGGGGTGAAGCAATGCAAGATGACCTGCAAGATGCTGCAAACTGGTTAGTAGCGCAAGGCTATACAAAGAAAGATAAAATGTGTATTGCTGGTGGTAGTTATGGCGGTTATGCATCATTAATGGCTTTGGTAAAACACCCTGATACCTTTCAGTGTGCAGCAAGTTTTGCAGGGGTCGCAGATTTAAATTTTATCTATTATCAAGCAAGGAACTTCACGAATAAAGACATCGTTCGTAAGCAGATAGGCACTGACAGAGATCAGTTAGAGCAGGTTTCTCCAATTAATTTTGCTGAAAAATTTACTAAACCCGTTTTATTGATTCATGGTTCAGAGGACAGTGTGGTTTCTGTGAGACACAGTCGTGAAATGGCAGAAGAACTTGAAGATGCAAATAAAGATGTTAAATATATTGAGCTTGAAGATGGAAGTCACTACTTAGTGCACCAACCATACCGAGTAAAAACTTTACAAGAAATGTTAGCTTTCTTTAATAAACACCTAATGTAA
- a CDS encoding MmcQ/YjbR family DNA-binding protein has translation MDHLQAHEYLISKPETTVNQPFGEGVDVYKVKGKMFATLALGKMGKGTETNPHWWMNLGRVDLCCVFLQLRVGYLG, from the coding sequence ATGGATCACCTGCAAGCACATGAATATTTAATCTCCAAGCCCGAAACGACCGTTAACCAACCTTTTGGTGAGGGAGTCGATGTTTATAAAGTAAAAGGAAAAATGTTCGCGACTTTGGCGCTGGGAAAAATGGGCAAAGGCACCGAAACAAACCCACATTGGTGGATGAATTTAGGGCGTGTTGACCTTTGCTGTGTGTTTTTGCAGCTGCGAGTTGGGTATTTAGGCTAG
- a CDS encoding efflux RND transporter periplasmic adaptor subunit, protein MNYITANNYHLRFAMRFVQLSVLWFVTIAVVGFYSDSAKAESIEVDVVYPERAVDAGLTLTGSVSAFHNAQLASQQSGIVANIFVEAGDEVKQGELLLSLDDTLAQLQFEQASAELNIAQVALQEAQRLHQELKALSKRQLVAQTLLAERQANISKADAELKNAKAKLALQQELLSRHHIKAPFAGVVTDRMVDMGEWIGTQDKVFSLISNDKLRIELAAPQQYFSQLSQANTIQANTIQANIHNQHNKNAVINSQVERVIASVNKASRTFKVFVTVPENSGFVMGSSAQVTIQLPVAENAQVWLPKSALKRHPDGGYSIFAINNNTADRVFVEVTQQQAERVAVKGASASQQYIKAGVELLQSGAKVSVKSVAGNAL, encoded by the coding sequence ATGAATTACATTACTGCTAATAATTATCATTTGAGGTTTGCTATGCGTTTTGTGCAGTTGTCGGTGCTTTGGTTTGTAACCATAGCGGTAGTCGGTTTTTATAGTGATTCGGCAAAAGCTGAGTCTATTGAAGTAGATGTGGTTTATCCGGAAAGAGCAGTTGATGCTGGTTTAACATTAACTGGGTCGGTCAGTGCATTTCATAATGCGCAACTAGCGAGTCAACAATCAGGTATTGTGGCTAACATTTTTGTTGAAGCGGGTGATGAGGTTAAGCAAGGTGAGTTGTTACTCTCATTAGATGACACCTTAGCGCAGCTGCAATTTGAGCAAGCCAGTGCAGAGCTCAATATTGCTCAGGTGGCATTACAAGAAGCACAGCGCTTACATCAAGAGTTAAAAGCACTATCAAAGCGCCAGCTTGTTGCACAAACTTTATTGGCTGAGCGACAAGCTAATATTAGTAAAGCGGATGCCGAACTAAAAAATGCTAAGGCTAAGCTCGCACTACAACAAGAGCTTTTAAGTCGTCATCATATTAAAGCGCCATTTGCGGGTGTGGTGACAGATCGTATGGTGGATATGGGTGAATGGATTGGCACGCAAGACAAAGTATTTAGCCTTATTTCAAATGATAAATTACGTATAGAGCTTGCAGCACCTCAGCAATATTTTTCTCAGTTATCGCAAGCAAACACAATCCAAGCAAACACAATCCAAGCAAATATCCACAATCAGCATAATAAAAACGCAGTGATAAATAGCCAAGTTGAGCGTGTTATTGCCTCAGTAAACAAGGCTAGTCGTACTTTCAAGGTATTTGTGACAGTGCCTGAAAACAGCGGTTTTGTGATGGGCAGCTCGGCACAAGTGACCATTCAATTACCAGTCGCAGAAAATGCGCAGGTATGGTTACCTAAATCAGCGTTAAAGCGTCACCCTGATGGTGGTTATAGTATTTTTGCAATCAATAACAATACTGCTGATCGCGTATTTGTTGAAGTGACACAGCAGCAAGCTGAACGAGTGGCAGTAAAAGGGGCATCAGCCTCGCAGCAATACATCAAAGCTGGTGTTGAGTTATTGCAAAGTGGTGCAAAAGTGTCAGTGAAAAGCGTTGCAGGTAACGCCTTATGA
- a CDS encoding efflux RND transporter permease subunit gives MIEGAVKRGVLVTVVVLISCILGLVGALNIPVQMIPDLEVRTITVQTGWAGATPQDVEKEILIEQERYLRSLPNLKRMVSYARMGSAEIELEFPFGVDANDALIRVNNALSQVPSYPENVDQPRLFSSSFSGNAFMYFVLKPLPGNPLNLDVDLLRDFAEDFIRPRMESVSGVSEVRVGGGAQRQIQIKIDAEQLAQRGISLSELRNAIRNRNRDASAGDIESGTSRYLLRVVGRFEQLTELENLIIRSENNANIYLKDVATVTLDHFETRSLSYNVGERTLSLSVRRESGSNVLSIKDDMLPIVEELNQQLLKQNGLSLTLMSDDVKYVRSSLENVWFNLILGGLLATLVMYFFLRSGRATLIGVLGIPICTIAAFLALMSFGRTINVISLAGVAFAIGMTVDNTIVVLESIFQAKKQGKGKRQAAISGVKEVWPAVLASTATTVLVFAPILFVQQEAGQLYSDIAIAICGAIIASMLVAIFVVPVALARLDKHEVANENTKQSKAYGQVWLKCARFFTQSKLRARIASVSFVVLILGAAYTLMPAAEYLPEGEEPKAFSMMIAPPNYNLSEMERIGSELRTYFADYVKADGAAFANGETDMPPLDYYSMSVSIGRIWFLSAPVDPAHINEMMDAITTKFRSYEGMRAFSARGSIISSNDGGTRAVAVDIAGNDIEDLYRAAEAVYDQANQVFDNPQINSNPGSLTLDQPLIEIQPRWHRLAELGISSRDFGYAVAAMSDGAFVDEFILNDDKVDIFLFSGAGAKQTLEQLESMPIVTPQDEVLPLNALADLVESKNSNSVRRVDGNRTVTVYIIPPRDVALEVAEEKVRTELLPTLWQQGKIAQGIKVSISGAADQLEATKASLSGNFMIALVLSYLLLVAIFTHWRYPLFILATVPLGMAGGLLGLVMVNGLNSGLASLGMQTFHQPFDMITMLGFLILLGTVVNNPILIVDQTRRFILDNGLPVVEAVRKAVEKRIKPILMSTATTIFGLAPLVLIPGEGTELYRGVGIIVLSGILVSTLLSISFLPAFLVAILDDKSEDTK, from the coding sequence ATGATTGAAGGTGCAGTCAAACGCGGTGTGCTTGTCACCGTAGTTGTATTAATCAGTTGTATTCTCGGGCTGGTTGGCGCGTTAAATATTCCCGTGCAGATGATCCCTGATTTAGAAGTGCGTACCATCACTGTTCAAACGGGTTGGGCGGGCGCAACCCCTCAAGACGTTGAAAAAGAAATCTTAATTGAACAAGAGCGTTATTTAAGAAGCTTACCAAATTTAAAACGTATGGTGTCTTATGCGCGAATGGGCAGTGCTGAAATTGAATTGGAATTTCCGTTTGGGGTTGATGCCAATGATGCGCTTATTCGGGTAAACAATGCTTTAAGTCAGGTGCCCAGTTACCCCGAGAACGTTGACCAACCAAGGTTATTTTCGAGCTCTTTCTCGGGCAATGCGTTTATGTATTTCGTGCTTAAACCTCTGCCTGGTAACCCACTCAATCTGGATGTTGATTTATTAAGAGACTTTGCTGAAGACTTTATTCGACCGCGTATGGAAAGCGTGTCAGGTGTATCTGAAGTGAGAGTAGGCGGTGGTGCGCAAAGACAAATTCAGATAAAGATTGATGCCGAGCAACTTGCTCAACGAGGTATCAGTTTAAGTGAACTTAGAAACGCCATTCGTAATCGTAATCGAGATGCCTCAGCAGGTGATATTGAAAGTGGTACGAGCCGATATTTATTGCGCGTAGTTGGGCGCTTTGAGCAACTCACAGAGCTTGAAAACTTGATTATTCGCAGTGAGAACAATGCCAATATTTACCTTAAAGATGTGGCAACTGTCACCCTTGATCACTTTGAAACACGTAGTCTATCTTACAATGTGGGTGAACGTACACTGAGTCTGTCGGTTCGTCGAGAAAGTGGCTCAAATGTGTTGTCGATTAAAGACGACATGTTACCAATCGTTGAAGAATTAAATCAGCAACTGCTTAAACAAAACGGTTTAAGCCTGACGCTCATGAGTGATGACGTGAAATACGTACGAAGTTCTCTCGAAAATGTGTGGTTTAACCTGATCCTCGGTGGCTTGCTCGCAACTTTGGTGATGTACTTCTTCTTGCGCTCTGGACGCGCTACTCTGATAGGTGTGTTGGGCATTCCAATTTGTACCATTGCTGCGTTTTTAGCTTTAATGAGTTTTGGCCGCACCATCAATGTGATCTCTTTAGCGGGGGTGGCCTTTGCGATCGGCATGACGGTCGATAACACCATCGTGGTGCTTGAATCGATATTTCAAGCCAAAAAACAAGGTAAAGGAAAGCGCCAAGCCGCCATTAGTGGTGTAAAAGAAGTTTGGCCTGCTGTACTGGCTTCTACTGCGACAACCGTACTGGTATTTGCACCTATCTTGTTTGTGCAACAAGAAGCTGGGCAGCTGTATTCAGACATTGCGATTGCGATTTGCGGTGCAATTATCGCTTCCATGTTGGTGGCCATTTTTGTGGTCCCTGTCGCCTTAGCGCGTCTTGATAAGCACGAAGTCGCCAATGAAAATACCAAGCAAAGCAAGGCTTATGGTCAAGTTTGGCTGAAATGCGCGAGATTCTTTACTCAATCAAAACTACGAGCGCGTATTGCCTCAGTGTCATTTGTTGTGTTGATTTTAGGTGCTGCTTATACTCTTATGCCAGCAGCCGAGTACCTACCAGAAGGGGAAGAGCCAAAAGCCTTCTCTATGATGATTGCCCCACCTAATTACAATTTATCTGAAATGGAACGCATTGGCAGTGAGCTAAGAACCTATTTTGCTGATTACGTAAAAGCGGATGGTGCTGCTTTTGCCAACGGTGAGACAGATATGCCACCACTTGACTATTATTCGATGTCGGTATCAATTGGTCGCATTTGGTTTTTAAGTGCGCCAGTCGATCCTGCCCATATCAATGAGATGATGGATGCCATCACCACTAAGTTTAGAAGTTATGAAGGCATGCGTGCATTCTCAGCGCGTGGTTCTATTATCTCTAGTAATGATGGTGGCACACGTGCAGTCGCTGTAGACATTGCAGGTAATGACATTGAAGACTTGTATCGTGCCGCAGAAGCCGTATACGACCAAGCAAATCAAGTGTTTGATAATCCACAAATTAATTCTAACCCAGGCTCGTTAACCCTTGATCAACCTTTGATAGAGATACAGCCTCGTTGGCATCGTTTGGCAGAGCTTGGGATCAGTAGCCGAGATTTCGGCTATGCTGTCGCGGCAATGAGTGATGGGGCGTTTGTTGATGAGTTTATTTTAAATGATGACAAGGTGGATATTTTCTTATTCAGTGGCGCAGGTGCTAAACAAACCCTAGAGCAGCTTGAGAGTATGCCCATTGTGACGCCACAAGATGAAGTCTTACCCTTGAATGCTCTGGCTGACTTGGTTGAAAGCAAAAACAGCAACTCAGTAAGGCGTGTTGACGGTAACCGAACAGTGACGGTTTACATTATTCCGCCTAGAGATGTGGCATTAGAAGTAGCAGAAGAGAAGGTGCGTACTGAGCTACTGCCAACACTTTGGCAGCAGGGCAAAATTGCTCAAGGCATTAAAGTGAGTATTAGTGGAGCAGCCGACCAACTCGAAGCAACTAAGGCATCGTTATCGGGTAACTTTATGATCGCATTGGTGCTGAGCTATTTACTCTTGGTGGCTATTTTCACCCATTGGCGTTATCCGTTATTTATTTTAGCGACTGTGCCGCTTGGCATGGCGGGTGGTTTACTGGGTCTTGTTATGGTGAATGGCTTAAACTCAGGGCTTGCGAGTTTAGGTATGCAAACCTTTCATCAACCGTTTGATATGATCACCATGTTAGGCTTCTTGATCTTGTTGGGAACCGTGGTGAACAACCCGATTTTAATTGTCGACCAAACGCGTCGCTTTATTCTTGATAATGGCTTACCTGTGGTTGAAGCAGTAAGAAAAGCTGTCGAAAAGCGCATTAAGCCCATCTTAATGTCTACGGCGACCACTATCTTTGGCTTAGCGCCACTGGTGTTGATCCCCGGTGAAGGTACAGAGTTATATCGCGGTGTGGGTATCATAGTATTAAGCGGTATTTTGGTGTCGACCTTACTCAGCATTAGCTTTTTACCGGCATTTTTAGTGGCCATTCTTGATGATAAGAGTGAAGACACAAAATAA